The genomic DNA TAATCCTCTTTAATTTATACAAGATCGGTAAGACCATACTCTTTGGCTATCTCGGTTGCCCGGCGGATCTCCGCCATGGTCAGCGGACGATCGATCTCAGGGTATTCTTCAGCCCTGTATTCTGGCCGGTACTGGAACATCAAGTTAAAGCGGACACCTCTTCCGAGATTCTCGGCACACCACGCTATTATAGGCCTGGTGCAGCATTCAACGTGGCCCGGCAGCACAAGCTGCCTTACGAGCACTTCAGCCTGGCATTGCGCTTCTAAAAAGTTACGGGTGACGACACCCCAGTAGTTTTTTACTTTGGAATATTTTAACGCGTGTTCATCGTTGCCGTACCTAAAATCGGCCAGATAAACATCTATGGCTCCTTCCAGCAATTTCATCGTATCAGTGGTCATATACATATTAGAGTTCCATATCATCGGAATGCCAATACGGGTGCAATCGATCGTCTCGAGGACCGTGTGAAGATGAGGTATCGGGTCCCCTCCGACAAAATTTACGTTCCTGCTGCCCTGGCGGTGCCTTCGCTCTATTGCCTCGCATAATCTTTTCGGCTCGGCTACTGGACCGCTTACCATGGTCGATATCTGCCAGTTTTGACAGTATACGCATTTCAGGTTACA from Methanooceanicella nereidis includes the following:
- a CDS encoding radical SAM protein, whose product is MLKRYKEILQGAPARHTLLKMVEVDNEFYRLDDDGLWALHDDRIKEYRDLLETAEIKGHGLEPKSTLLNVKIEIAKRMLKNCYYCEVRCGADRYVRPGACGVDFVSRISSEFLHYGEEPELVPSHTIFFEGCNLKCVYCQNWQISTMVSGPVAEPKRLCEAIERRHRQGSRNVNFVGGDPIPHLHTVLETIDCTRIGIPMIWNSNMYMTTDTMKLLEGAIDVYLADFRYGNDEHALKYSKVKNYWGVVTRNFLEAQCQAEVLVRQLVLPGHVECCTRPIIAWCAENLGRGVRFNLMFQYRPEYRAEEYPEIDRPLTMAEIRRATEIAKEYGLTDLV